In the genome of Saccopteryx leptura isolate mSacLep1 chromosome 10, mSacLep1_pri_phased_curated, whole genome shotgun sequence, one region contains:
- the CRBN gene encoding protein cereblon, which translates to MAGQGDPQDAAHDMGNHLPLLPAESEEEDEMEVEDQDCKDAKKPNVINFDTSLPTSHTYLGADMEEFHGRTLHDDDSCPVIPVLPHVALVLVPGQTLPLQLSRPQEVSMVRALIQRDRTFAVLAYSNVQEREAQFGITAEIYAYREEQDFGIEIVKVKAVGRQRFKVLELRTQSDGIQQARVHILPECVLPPTMSAVQLGSLSRRQVVPSTPSSWEDRRSYVWWQRYQKRKFHCANLTSWPRWLYSLYDAETLMDRIKKQLREWDENLKDDSLPSNPIDFSYRVAACLPIDDVLRIQLLEIGSAIQRLRCELDIINKCTSLCCKQCQETEITTKNEIFSLSLCGPMATYVNPHGYVHETLTVYKASNLNLIGRPSTEHSWFPGFAWTIAQCKICASHIGWKFTATRKDMSPQKFWGLTRSALLFTIPDTEDEISPDKVVLCL; encoded by the exons ATGGCGGGCCAGGGGGACCCGCAGGACGCTGCGCACGACATGGGGAACCACTTGCCGCTGCTGCCTG CAGAGAGTGAGGAAGAAGATGAAATGGAGGTTGAGGACCAGGATTGCAAAGACGCCAAAAAACCCAACGTTATAAACTTTGACACCAGTCTGCCCACATCACACACG TACCTGGGCGCCGACATGGAGGAGTTCCACGGCCGGACCCTGCACGACGACGACAGCTGCCCGGTGATCCCTGTCCTGCCGCACgtggccctggtcctggtccccgGGCAGACCCTGCCCCTGCAGCTGTCCCGCCCGCAGGAGGTCAGCATGGTGCGCGCCCTCATCCAGAGGGACAGGACCTTCGCGGTCCTGGCGTACAG CAACGTGCAGGAGCGGGAGGCGCAGTTCGGGATCACCGCGGAGATCTACGCCTACCGCGAGGAGCAGGACTTCGGAATCGAGATCGTGAAAGTGAAAGCCGTGGGCCGGCAGAGGTTCAAGGTCCTGGAGCTGAGAACCCAGTCCGACGG GATCCAGCAGGCGAGGGTGCACATCCTGCCCGAGTGCGTGCTGCCGCCCACCATGTCCGCCGTGCAGCTCGGGTCCCTCAGCCGCCGCCAGGTCGTCCCCTCCAcgcccagctcctgggaggacCGCCGCTCATACGTGTGGTGGCAGAGATACCAGAAG agAAAATTTCATTGTGCTAACCTGACTTCCTGGCCTCGCTGGCTGTACTCCTTGTACGACGCT gaAACTTTAATGGATAGAATCAAGAAACAGCTACGTGAATGGGACGAAAACCTAAAAGATGATTCTCTTCCTTCAAATCCAATAG ATTTTTCTTACAGAGTAGCAGCTTGTCTTCCTATTGACGATGTATTAAGGATTCAGCTCCTTGAAATCGGTAGTGCTATCCAACGACTTCGCTGTGAACTAGACATCATTAACAAA TGCACGTCTCTTTGCTGTAAACAATGTCAAGAAACAGAAATAACCAccaaaaatgaaatattcag CTTGTCCCTGTGCGGGCCGATGGCCACCTACGTGAACCCTCACGGGTACGTGCACGAGACGCTGACCGTGTACAAAGCCTCCAACCTGAACCTGATTGGCCGTCCGTCCACGGAGCACAGCTGGTTTCCTGG GTTCGCCTGGACGATTGCCCAGTGTAAGATCTGTGCCAGCCACATCGGGTGGAAGTTCACTGCCACCAGGAAAGACATGTCACCTCAGAAGTTTTGGGGTTTGACTCGCTCTGCCCTGTTGTTCACGATCCCGGACACGGAGGATGAAATCAGCCCCGACAAAGTAGTGCTTTGCCTGTGA